One segment of Antennarius striatus isolate MH-2024 chromosome 5, ASM4005453v1, whole genome shotgun sequence DNA contains the following:
- the pfkfb4a gene encoding 6-phosphofructo-2-kinase/fructose-2,6-bisphosphatase 4a isoform X3 has translation MRGCSSRSKQTQDREVCMTNCPTLIVTVGLPARGKTYISKKLTRYLNWIGVPTREFNVGQYRREKMKIYKSFEFFRPDNEEGLRIRKQCASAALNDVRQYLLEQGGQVAVFDATNTTRERRKTITQFAEQNGFKVFFVESVCEDPDVIQENIVQVKLGSPDYTDCDSEIAVEDFMKRIKCYENSYETLDEDLDRDLSYIKIMDVGQRFLVNRVLDHIQSRIVYYLMNIHITPRSIYLCRHGESELNIKGRIGGDSGLTARGKEFAKNLSQFIQQQGINDLKVWTSQMKRTIQTAEALGVPYEQWKVLNEIDAGVCEELMYEEIQDHYPLEFALRDQDKYRYRYPKGESYEDLVQRLEPVIMELERQENVLVICHQAVMRCLLAYFLDKTAEELPYLKCSLHTVLKLTPVAYGCKVEPISLNVEAVDTHRERPENVKVSRISEEALLTVPAHE, from the exons ATGAGAGGCTGCTCCAGCCGATCCAAGCAGACGCAGGACAGAGAGG TATGTATGACCAACTGCCCCACCCTGATCGTGACCGTGGGTCTTCCTGCCCGGGGGAAGACCTATATCTCCAAGAAGCTGACCCGCTACCTGAACTGGATTGGAGTGCCCACCAGAG AGTTCAACGTCGGGCAGTACAGGAGGGAGAAAATGAAGATCTACAAGTCCTTTGAGTTCTTCCGTCCAGACAACGAGGAGGGTCTGAGGATCAGAAA GCAGTGTGCCTCGGCGGCGCTGAATGATGTGCGACAGTATCTTTTGGAACAAGGCGGCCAAGTTGCG GTTTTTGACGCAACGAACACCACCAGGGAAAGGAGAAAAACCATTACCCAGTTTGCGGAGCAGAATGGATTCAAA gtGTTCTTTGTGGAGTCTGTGTGTGAAGACCCAGATGTGATCCAGGAGAACATCGTG CAAGTGAAGCTGGGCAGCCCCGACTACACCGACTGTGACTCTGAAATAGCCGTGGAAGACTTCATGAAGAGAATCAAGTGCTACGAAAACTCTTATGAGACACTGGATGAAGACCTGGACAG agaCCTCTCCTACATTAAAATCATGGATGTGGGTCAACGGTTCCTGGTTAACAGGGTGTTGGACCACATCCAGAGCCGGATCGTCTACTACCTCATGAATATTCACATCACCCCGCGCTCCATCTACCTGTGCCGCCACGGAGAGAGCGAGCTCAACATCAAGGGTCGCATCGGAGGCGACTCGGGCCTCACGGCCAGAGGCAAAGAG TTTGCAAAAAACCTGAGCCAGTTCATCCAGCAGCAGGGCATCAACGACCTGAAGGTGTGGACCAGTCAGATGAAGAGAACCATCCAGACCGCCGAGGCTCTGGGCGTGCCCTACGAACAGTGGAAGGTCCTGAATGAGATCGATGCT GGTGTGTGCGAGGAGCTGATGTACGAGGAGATCCAGGACCACTATCCTCTGGAGTTTGCTTTGAGGGACCAGGACAAATACCGCTATCGATACCCAAAGGGAGAG TCCTACGAGGATCTGGTGCAGCGGTTGGAGCCGGTCATCATGGAGCTGGAGCGGCAGGAGAACGTACTGGTGATCTGTCACCAGGCTGTCATGCGCTGCCTGTTGGCCTATTTCCTGGATAAGACTGCAG AAGAGCTGCCGTACCTGAAATGCTCACTGCACACGGTGCTGAAGCTCACACCAGTAGCCTACG GGTGTAAAGTGGAGCCCATCAGTTTGAACGTGGAAGCTGTCGACACTCACAGAGAAAGACCAGAG aACGTAAAAGTGTCGCGGATATCAGAGGAGGCTTTGCTAACAGTGCCAGCTCACGAATGA
- the pfkfb4a gene encoding 6-phosphofructo-2-kinase/fructose-2,6-bisphosphatase 4a isoform X4, whose protein sequence is MRGCSSRSKQTQDREVCMTNCPTLIVTVGLPARGKTYISKKLTRYLNWIGVPTREFNVGQYRREKMKIYKSFEFFRPDNEEGLRIRKQCASAALNDVRQYLLEQGGQVAVFDATNTTRERRKTITQFAEQNGFKVFFVESVCEDPDVIQENIVQVKLGSPDYTDCDSEIAVEDFMKRIKCYENSYETLDEDLDRDLSYIKIMDVGQRFLVNRVLDHIQSRIVYYLMNIHITPRSIYLCRHGESELNIKGRIGGDSGLTARGKEFAKNLSQFIQQQGINDLKVWTSQMKRTIQTAEALGVPYEQWKVLNEIDAGVCEELMYEEIQDHYPLEFALRDQDKYRYRYPKGESYEDLVQRLEPVIMELERQENVLVICHQAVMRCLLAYFLDKTAEELPYLKCSLHTVLKLTPVAYGCKVEPISLNVEAVDTHRERPENVNVHRSPEDALQTVPAHF, encoded by the exons ATGAGAGGCTGCTCCAGCCGATCCAAGCAGACGCAGGACAGAGAGG TATGTATGACCAACTGCCCCACCCTGATCGTGACCGTGGGTCTTCCTGCCCGGGGGAAGACCTATATCTCCAAGAAGCTGACCCGCTACCTGAACTGGATTGGAGTGCCCACCAGAG AGTTCAACGTCGGGCAGTACAGGAGGGAGAAAATGAAGATCTACAAGTCCTTTGAGTTCTTCCGTCCAGACAACGAGGAGGGTCTGAGGATCAGAAA GCAGTGTGCCTCGGCGGCGCTGAATGATGTGCGACAGTATCTTTTGGAACAAGGCGGCCAAGTTGCG GTTTTTGACGCAACGAACACCACCAGGGAAAGGAGAAAAACCATTACCCAGTTTGCGGAGCAGAATGGATTCAAA gtGTTCTTTGTGGAGTCTGTGTGTGAAGACCCAGATGTGATCCAGGAGAACATCGTG CAAGTGAAGCTGGGCAGCCCCGACTACACCGACTGTGACTCTGAAATAGCCGTGGAAGACTTCATGAAGAGAATCAAGTGCTACGAAAACTCTTATGAGACACTGGATGAAGACCTGGACAG agaCCTCTCCTACATTAAAATCATGGATGTGGGTCAACGGTTCCTGGTTAACAGGGTGTTGGACCACATCCAGAGCCGGATCGTCTACTACCTCATGAATATTCACATCACCCCGCGCTCCATCTACCTGTGCCGCCACGGAGAGAGCGAGCTCAACATCAAGGGTCGCATCGGAGGCGACTCGGGCCTCACGGCCAGAGGCAAAGAG TTTGCAAAAAACCTGAGCCAGTTCATCCAGCAGCAGGGCATCAACGACCTGAAGGTGTGGACCAGTCAGATGAAGAGAACCATCCAGACCGCCGAGGCTCTGGGCGTGCCCTACGAACAGTGGAAGGTCCTGAATGAGATCGATGCT GGTGTGTGCGAGGAGCTGATGTACGAGGAGATCCAGGACCACTATCCTCTGGAGTTTGCTTTGAGGGACCAGGACAAATACCGCTATCGATACCCAAAGGGAGAG TCCTACGAGGATCTGGTGCAGCGGTTGGAGCCGGTCATCATGGAGCTGGAGCGGCAGGAGAACGTACTGGTGATCTGTCACCAGGCTGTCATGCGCTGCCTGTTGGCCTATTTCCTGGATAAGACTGCAG AAGAGCTGCCGTACCTGAAATGCTCACTGCACACGGTGCTGAAGCTCACACCAGTAGCCTACG GGTGTAAAGTGGAGCCCATCAGTTTGAACGTGGAAGCTGTCGACACTCACAGAGAAAGACCAGAG AATGTGAACGTACATCGCAGCCCTGAAGACGCCCTGCAGACGGTCCCTGCTCACTTCTGA
- the pfkfb4a gene encoding 6-phosphofructo-2-kinase/fructose-2,6-bisphosphatase 4a isoform X5, with the protein MTNCPTLIVTVGLPARGKTYISKKLTRYLNWIGVPTREFNVGQYRREKMKIYKSFEFFRPDNEEGLRIRKQCASAALNDVRQYLLEQGGQVAVFDATNTTRERRKTITQFAEQNGFKVFFVESVCEDPDVIQENIVQVKLGSPDYTDCDSEIAVEDFMKRIKCYENSYETLDEDLDRDLSYIKIMDVGQRFLVNRVLDHIQSRIVYYLMNIHITPRSIYLCRHGESELNIKGRIGGDSGLTARGKEFAKNLSQFIQQQGINDLKVWTSQMKRTIQTAEALGVPYEQWKVLNEIDAGVCEELMYEEIQDHYPLEFALRDQDKYRYRYPKGESYEDLVQRLEPVIMELERQENVLVICHQAVMRCLLAYFLDKTAEELPYLKCSLHTVLKLTPVAYGCKVEPISLNVEAVDTHRERPENVKVSRISEEALLTVPAHE; encoded by the exons ATGACCAACTGCCCCACCCTGATCGTGACCGTGGGTCTTCCTGCCCGGGGGAAGACCTATATCTCCAAGAAGCTGACCCGCTACCTGAACTGGATTGGAGTGCCCACCAGAG AGTTCAACGTCGGGCAGTACAGGAGGGAGAAAATGAAGATCTACAAGTCCTTTGAGTTCTTCCGTCCAGACAACGAGGAGGGTCTGAGGATCAGAAA GCAGTGTGCCTCGGCGGCGCTGAATGATGTGCGACAGTATCTTTTGGAACAAGGCGGCCAAGTTGCG GTTTTTGACGCAACGAACACCACCAGGGAAAGGAGAAAAACCATTACCCAGTTTGCGGAGCAGAATGGATTCAAA gtGTTCTTTGTGGAGTCTGTGTGTGAAGACCCAGATGTGATCCAGGAGAACATCGTG CAAGTGAAGCTGGGCAGCCCCGACTACACCGACTGTGACTCTGAAATAGCCGTGGAAGACTTCATGAAGAGAATCAAGTGCTACGAAAACTCTTATGAGACACTGGATGAAGACCTGGACAG agaCCTCTCCTACATTAAAATCATGGATGTGGGTCAACGGTTCCTGGTTAACAGGGTGTTGGACCACATCCAGAGCCGGATCGTCTACTACCTCATGAATATTCACATCACCCCGCGCTCCATCTACCTGTGCCGCCACGGAGAGAGCGAGCTCAACATCAAGGGTCGCATCGGAGGCGACTCGGGCCTCACGGCCAGAGGCAAAGAG TTTGCAAAAAACCTGAGCCAGTTCATCCAGCAGCAGGGCATCAACGACCTGAAGGTGTGGACCAGTCAGATGAAGAGAACCATCCAGACCGCCGAGGCTCTGGGCGTGCCCTACGAACAGTGGAAGGTCCTGAATGAGATCGATGCT GGTGTGTGCGAGGAGCTGATGTACGAGGAGATCCAGGACCACTATCCTCTGGAGTTTGCTTTGAGGGACCAGGACAAATACCGCTATCGATACCCAAAGGGAGAG TCCTACGAGGATCTGGTGCAGCGGTTGGAGCCGGTCATCATGGAGCTGGAGCGGCAGGAGAACGTACTGGTGATCTGTCACCAGGCTGTCATGCGCTGCCTGTTGGCCTATTTCCTGGATAAGACTGCAG AAGAGCTGCCGTACCTGAAATGCTCACTGCACACGGTGCTGAAGCTCACACCAGTAGCCTACG GGTGTAAAGTGGAGCCCATCAGTTTGAACGTGGAAGCTGTCGACACTCACAGAGAAAGACCAGAG aACGTAAAAGTGTCGCGGATATCAGAGGAGGCTTTGCTAACAGTGCCAGCTCACGAATGA
- the pfkfb4a gene encoding 6-phosphofructo-2-kinase/fructose-2,6-bisphosphatase 4a isoform X1, with the protein MMKHRSPSEQHHGKRSRVPAAADSASPQNGMEEPALKPRELTQNPLEKIWMPYKNGLPETHICQRKVCMTNCPTLIVTVGLPARGKTYISKKLTRYLNWIGVPTREFNVGQYRREKMKIYKSFEFFRPDNEEGLRIRKQCASAALNDVRQYLLEQGGQVAVFDATNTTRERRKTITQFAEQNGFKVFFVESVCEDPDVIQENIVQVKLGSPDYTDCDSEIAVEDFMKRIKCYENSYETLDEDLDRDLSYIKIMDVGQRFLVNRVLDHIQSRIVYYLMNIHITPRSIYLCRHGESELNIKGRIGGDSGLTARGKEFAKNLSQFIQQQGINDLKVWTSQMKRTIQTAEALGVPYEQWKVLNEIDAGVCEELMYEEIQDHYPLEFALRDQDKYRYRYPKGESYEDLVQRLEPVIMELERQENVLVICHQAVMRCLLAYFLDKTAEELPYLKCSLHTVLKLTPVAYGCKVEPISLNVEAVDTHRERPENVKVSRISEEALLTVPAHE; encoded by the exons ATGATGAAACACCGGTCACCTTCAGAGCAGCATCACGGGAAGCGGTCCCGCGTGCCGGCCGCGGCCGATTCCGCCTCACCGCAAAACGGGATGGAGGAACCGGCGTTAAAACCTCGGGAGCTCACTCAGAACCCACTCGAGAAGATTTGGATGCCGTATAAAAACGGCCTTCCCGAGACGCACATTTGTCAAAGAAAGG TATGTATGACCAACTGCCCCACCCTGATCGTGACCGTGGGTCTTCCTGCCCGGGGGAAGACCTATATCTCCAAGAAGCTGACCCGCTACCTGAACTGGATTGGAGTGCCCACCAGAG AGTTCAACGTCGGGCAGTACAGGAGGGAGAAAATGAAGATCTACAAGTCCTTTGAGTTCTTCCGTCCAGACAACGAGGAGGGTCTGAGGATCAGAAA GCAGTGTGCCTCGGCGGCGCTGAATGATGTGCGACAGTATCTTTTGGAACAAGGCGGCCAAGTTGCG GTTTTTGACGCAACGAACACCACCAGGGAAAGGAGAAAAACCATTACCCAGTTTGCGGAGCAGAATGGATTCAAA gtGTTCTTTGTGGAGTCTGTGTGTGAAGACCCAGATGTGATCCAGGAGAACATCGTG CAAGTGAAGCTGGGCAGCCCCGACTACACCGACTGTGACTCTGAAATAGCCGTGGAAGACTTCATGAAGAGAATCAAGTGCTACGAAAACTCTTATGAGACACTGGATGAAGACCTGGACAG agaCCTCTCCTACATTAAAATCATGGATGTGGGTCAACGGTTCCTGGTTAACAGGGTGTTGGACCACATCCAGAGCCGGATCGTCTACTACCTCATGAATATTCACATCACCCCGCGCTCCATCTACCTGTGCCGCCACGGAGAGAGCGAGCTCAACATCAAGGGTCGCATCGGAGGCGACTCGGGCCTCACGGCCAGAGGCAAAGAG TTTGCAAAAAACCTGAGCCAGTTCATCCAGCAGCAGGGCATCAACGACCTGAAGGTGTGGACCAGTCAGATGAAGAGAACCATCCAGACCGCCGAGGCTCTGGGCGTGCCCTACGAACAGTGGAAGGTCCTGAATGAGATCGATGCT GGTGTGTGCGAGGAGCTGATGTACGAGGAGATCCAGGACCACTATCCTCTGGAGTTTGCTTTGAGGGACCAGGACAAATACCGCTATCGATACCCAAAGGGAGAG TCCTACGAGGATCTGGTGCAGCGGTTGGAGCCGGTCATCATGGAGCTGGAGCGGCAGGAGAACGTACTGGTGATCTGTCACCAGGCTGTCATGCGCTGCCTGTTGGCCTATTTCCTGGATAAGACTGCAG AAGAGCTGCCGTACCTGAAATGCTCACTGCACACGGTGCTGAAGCTCACACCAGTAGCCTACG GGTGTAAAGTGGAGCCCATCAGTTTGAACGTGGAAGCTGTCGACACTCACAGAGAAAGACCAGAG aACGTAAAAGTGTCGCGGATATCAGAGGAGGCTTTGCTAACAGTGCCAGCTCACGAATGA
- the LOC137594957 gene encoding actin-related protein 2/3 complex subunit 4-like, with translation MSATLRPYLNAVRATLQAALCLENFSSQVVERHNKPEVEVRSSKELLLQPVVISRNDKEKVLIEGSINSVRVSIAVKQADEIEKILCHKFMRFMMMRAESFFVLRRKPVEGYDISFLITNFHTEQMYKHKLVDFVIHFMEEIDKEISEMKLSVNARARTVAEEFLKNF, from the exons ATG TCTGCAACTCTGCGCCCCTACCTAAATGCTGTGAGGGCCACCCTGCAGGCGGCCCTCTGTCTGGAGAACTTCTCCTCTCAGGTGGTGGAGCGTCACAATAAGCCAGAGGTGGAGGTCAG GAGCAGCAAGGAGCTGCTGCTTCAGCCCGTGGTGATCAGCCGTAACGACAAGGAGAAAGTTCTCATCGAGGGATCCATCAACTCCGTCAGAGTCAGCATcgccgtcaaacag GCTGATGAGATTGAGAAGATCCTTTGCCACAAGTTCATGCGCTTCATgatgatgagagcagagagtTTCTTCGTTCTCAGGAGGAAGCCAGTAGAG GGATATGACATCAGCTTCTTGATTACTAACTTCCACACAGAGCAGATGTACAAACACAAGCTGGTGGACTTTGTAATCCACTTCATGGAGGAGATCGACAAAGAGATCAGTGAGATGAAACTGTCCGTTAATGCAAGAGCGCGTACTGTTGCCGAGGAATTCCTCAAAAAT TTCTGA
- the tada3l gene encoding transcriptional adapter 3: protein MSELKDCPPLKYYDFKPVEHVKVCPRYTAVLGRSEDDGIGIEELDTLQLELETLLSSASRRLRALEEQRQILTDWQDKKGDKRFLKVGKDPDPAATSRHKPKKQKLDGKGGHGPGPGPGRPKSKNLQPKVQEYEFTEDPQDIPRTPKNDAPNRFWASVEPYCADITNEEIRLLEELLKPPDDEAEYFKTPALGKHYSQRWAQEDLLEEQREGARANDKKKNLMGGPLSELDAKEVDSLLKKSESQHESPEDGCPFGPLTQRLLQALVEENIISPMEDSPIPDISGKDADGAGTSPRSQGKAFSVPHTRSLEARIKEELVAQGLLDSEERPGPGGDSEDEVLAELQKRQAELKALSAHNRARKQELLRLAKEEMRKQELRQRVRVSDNEVMEGFRRIMAARQKKRTPTKKEKDQAWKALKERESILKLLDG from the exons ATGAGTGAGTTGAAGGACTGCCCCCCACTGAAATACTACGACTTCAAGCCCGTCGAGCATGTGAAGGTGTGTCCCCGCTACACTGCGGTGCTGGGCCGCTCGGAGGACGATGGCATCGGCATCGAGGAGCTGGACACCctgcagctggagctggagacGCTGCTCTCCTCGGCCAGCCGCCGCCTCCGAGCCTTAGAGGAGCAAAGACAG ATCCTCACAGATTGGCAGGACAAGAAGGGAGATAAACGCTTTCTGAAGGTGGGAAAAGACCCAGATCCTGCTGCAACTTCTCGCCACAAgccaaagaaacaaaagttgGATGGAAAAGGTGGTCACGGACCTGGTCCCGGTCCAGGTAGACCTAAATCCAAAAATCTGCAGCCTAAAGTCCAAGAGTATGAATTTACAGAGGATCCACAAGACATTCCCCGTACCCCTAAAAACGATGCACCCAACAG ATTTTGGGCATCAGTTGAGCCGTACTGTGCTGATATCACAAATGAAGAGATACGATTACTAGAAGAGCTTCTGAAACCTCCAGATGACGAAGCGGAGTATTTCAAG ACCCCAGCACTAGGTAAGCACTACTCTCAGCGGTGGGCTCAGGAGGatctgctggaggagcagagagaaggaGCGCGAGCCAACGACAAGAAAAAGAATCTCATGGGAGGGCCACTGTCTGAGCTGGATGCaaaag AGGTGGACTCCTTGTTGAAAAAGTCAGAGTCCCAGCATGAATCTCCAGAAGACGGATGTCCCTTCGGTCCTCTGACACAGCGTCTACTACAGGCCCTTGTAGAG GAGAACATTATATCCCCCATGGAGGATTCTCCTATACCTGACATTTCAGGGAAGGATGCCGATGGCGCAGGGACCTCTCCTCGAAGTCAAGGAAAAGCTTTTAG tgTTCCTCACACGCGTTCCCTGGAGGCTCGCATCAAAGAGGAGCTGGTGGCTCAGGGGCTGCTGGACTCTGAAGAGCGACCTGGACCGGGAGGAGACTCCGAGGACGAGGTCCTGGCAGAACTGCAAAAGAGACAAGCGGAGCTTAAAGCCCTGAGTGCTCATAATAGAGCCCGTAAGCAGGAGCTGCTCCG GTTGGCAAAAGAAGAGATGCGAAAGCAGGAACTGAGGCAGAGAGTCAGGGTGTCCGACAATGAGGTCATGGAGGGATTTCGACGAATCATGGCAGCCAGGCAGAAGAAACGCACTCCAACCAAAAAGGAGAAGGACCAGGCCTGGAAAGCACTGAAGGAGAGGGAAAGCATCCTCAAGCTACTGGATGGAtag
- the pfkfb4a gene encoding 6-phosphofructo-2-kinase/fructose-2,6-bisphosphatase 4a isoform X2: protein MMKHRSPSEQHHGKRSRVPAAADSASPQNGMEEPALKPRELTQNPLEKIWMPYKNGLPETHICQRKVCMTNCPTLIVTVGLPARGKTYISKKLTRYLNWIGVPTREFNVGQYRREKMKIYKSFEFFRPDNEEGLRIRKQCASAALNDVRQYLLEQGGQVAVFDATNTTRERRKTITQFAEQNGFKVFFVESVCEDPDVIQENIVQVKLGSPDYTDCDSEIAVEDFMKRIKCYENSYETLDEDLDRDLSYIKIMDVGQRFLVNRVLDHIQSRIVYYLMNIHITPRSIYLCRHGESELNIKGRIGGDSGLTARGKEFAKNLSQFIQQQGINDLKVWTSQMKRTIQTAEALGVPYEQWKVLNEIDAGVCEELMYEEIQDHYPLEFALRDQDKYRYRYPKGESYEDLVQRLEPVIMELERQENVLVICHQAVMRCLLAYFLDKTAEELPYLKCSLHTVLKLTPVAYGCKVEPISLNVEAVDTHRERPENVNVHRSPEDALQTVPAHF from the exons ATGATGAAACACCGGTCACCTTCAGAGCAGCATCACGGGAAGCGGTCCCGCGTGCCGGCCGCGGCCGATTCCGCCTCACCGCAAAACGGGATGGAGGAACCGGCGTTAAAACCTCGGGAGCTCACTCAGAACCCACTCGAGAAGATTTGGATGCCGTATAAAAACGGCCTTCCCGAGACGCACATTTGTCAAAGAAAGG TATGTATGACCAACTGCCCCACCCTGATCGTGACCGTGGGTCTTCCTGCCCGGGGGAAGACCTATATCTCCAAGAAGCTGACCCGCTACCTGAACTGGATTGGAGTGCCCACCAGAG AGTTCAACGTCGGGCAGTACAGGAGGGAGAAAATGAAGATCTACAAGTCCTTTGAGTTCTTCCGTCCAGACAACGAGGAGGGTCTGAGGATCAGAAA GCAGTGTGCCTCGGCGGCGCTGAATGATGTGCGACAGTATCTTTTGGAACAAGGCGGCCAAGTTGCG GTTTTTGACGCAACGAACACCACCAGGGAAAGGAGAAAAACCATTACCCAGTTTGCGGAGCAGAATGGATTCAAA gtGTTCTTTGTGGAGTCTGTGTGTGAAGACCCAGATGTGATCCAGGAGAACATCGTG CAAGTGAAGCTGGGCAGCCCCGACTACACCGACTGTGACTCTGAAATAGCCGTGGAAGACTTCATGAAGAGAATCAAGTGCTACGAAAACTCTTATGAGACACTGGATGAAGACCTGGACAG agaCCTCTCCTACATTAAAATCATGGATGTGGGTCAACGGTTCCTGGTTAACAGGGTGTTGGACCACATCCAGAGCCGGATCGTCTACTACCTCATGAATATTCACATCACCCCGCGCTCCATCTACCTGTGCCGCCACGGAGAGAGCGAGCTCAACATCAAGGGTCGCATCGGAGGCGACTCGGGCCTCACGGCCAGAGGCAAAGAG TTTGCAAAAAACCTGAGCCAGTTCATCCAGCAGCAGGGCATCAACGACCTGAAGGTGTGGACCAGTCAGATGAAGAGAACCATCCAGACCGCCGAGGCTCTGGGCGTGCCCTACGAACAGTGGAAGGTCCTGAATGAGATCGATGCT GGTGTGTGCGAGGAGCTGATGTACGAGGAGATCCAGGACCACTATCCTCTGGAGTTTGCTTTGAGGGACCAGGACAAATACCGCTATCGATACCCAAAGGGAGAG TCCTACGAGGATCTGGTGCAGCGGTTGGAGCCGGTCATCATGGAGCTGGAGCGGCAGGAGAACGTACTGGTGATCTGTCACCAGGCTGTCATGCGCTGCCTGTTGGCCTATTTCCTGGATAAGACTGCAG AAGAGCTGCCGTACCTGAAATGCTCACTGCACACGGTGCTGAAGCTCACACCAGTAGCCTACG GGTGTAAAGTGGAGCCCATCAGTTTGAACGTGGAAGCTGTCGACACTCACAGAGAAAGACCAGAG AATGTGAACGTACATCGCAGCCCTGAAGACGCCCTGCAGACGGTCCCTGCTCACTTCTGA